One Paraburkholderia agricolaris genomic region harbors:
- a CDS encoding amidase, whose product MNEFIQTLSLGGAGPSIAIKDTIDIAGYATTAASRALADTPPADQHAEVVARLLDAGWHIVGKANMHELAFGMTGINDYTGTPQNPQDAARIPGGSSSGSAAAVGLKLADAALGTDTGGSIRGPAACCGVIGLKPTYGRVSRRGVAPRESTLDCVGPFARDMRMIVAAMQAITANFDLHAAQAPQTGMCNVGIVEVDATPAILGAVARAANQSGCNAHTVKLTGFAEAFEAGLAIINVETSQAFGHLVASGKLGADLDARLRAAAKTTSAQRDAAESVRRQFTAAVDHALESVDVLILPTLPALPITLAEVRSGTSVIGMSSLIRPFNLSGHPALSLPLPVDGSPLKAALQIVGRKGADEQVCAIAARFEAALAA is encoded by the coding sequence ATGAATGAGTTTATCCAGACCTTGTCGTTAGGTGGCGCCGGCCCCAGCATCGCGATCAAGGACACGATCGATATCGCCGGCTACGCAACCACGGCCGCGAGTCGCGCGTTGGCCGATACGCCTCCGGCGGACCAGCACGCGGAAGTCGTGGCACGATTGCTCGATGCCGGCTGGCATATTGTCGGCAAGGCCAATATGCACGAGCTCGCGTTCGGCATGACCGGTATCAACGACTACACCGGCACGCCGCAAAATCCGCAGGACGCCGCGCGTATTCCCGGCGGCTCGTCGAGCGGTTCGGCGGCGGCCGTCGGCTTGAAACTGGCCGATGCCGCGCTCGGCACGGACACCGGCGGCTCGATTCGCGGCCCCGCTGCATGTTGCGGCGTGATCGGTTTGAAGCCGACCTACGGGCGCGTATCCCGGCGCGGCGTGGCGCCACGTGAATCGACGCTCGATTGTGTCGGACCGTTCGCGCGCGACATGCGGATGATCGTCGCCGCGATGCAGGCAATCACCGCCAACTTCGACCTGCATGCCGCCCAGGCGCCGCAAACCGGCATGTGCAACGTCGGTATCGTGGAGGTCGACGCAACACCGGCAATCCTCGGCGCCGTTGCGCGCGCAGCGAACCAGAGCGGCTGCAATGCTCACACGGTAAAACTCACGGGCTTTGCCGAAGCCTTCGAAGCGGGCCTCGCGATCATCAATGTCGAGACCTCGCAAGCGTTCGGCCACCTCGTGGCAAGCGGCAAGCTCGGCGCCGACCTCGACGCACGGCTGCGCGCCGCGGCTAAAACGACAAGCGCGCAACGCGATGCGGCGGAATCGGTACGACGGCAATTCACCGCGGCGGTCGATCACGCGCTCGAAAGCGTGGACGTACTGATTCTTCCCACGCTGCCCGCGCTGCCCATCACGCTCGCTGAGGTGCGCAGCGGCACCTCGGTCATCGGCATGTCGTCGCTGATCCGGCCGTTCAATCTGAGCGGCCATCCGGCACTGAGCTTGCCCTTGCCTGTCGACGGTTCGCCGCTCAAGGCGGCCTTGCAGATCGTCGGACGCAAAGGTGCGGATGAACAGGTCTGTGCGATAGCAGCGCGCTTCGAAGCGGCACTCGCCGCGTGA
- a CDS encoding nuclear transport factor 2 family protein, translated as MNGTPATLAMLTERLAALEAESAVRRTMARYMALCDVPSGALEGETLAALFAEDAIWEGIGPQYASKFGRLNGHAQILAMLTRYLPPSPHFAVNVHFLTSETIEVQGTTARGRWIMLQASGYVDAPAELISARLEVDFASAGNGRDWLIKHFRTERLFDAPWQVNARKPNP; from the coding sequence ATGAACGGGACGCCCGCTACGCTGGCCATGTTGACCGAACGGCTCGCCGCGCTCGAAGCCGAATCCGCGGTGCGCCGCACGATGGCGCGCTATATGGCGCTATGCGATGTGCCCTCGGGGGCGCTCGAAGGTGAGACGCTTGCGGCTCTCTTTGCTGAAGACGCGATCTGGGAAGGCATCGGCCCGCAGTACGCGAGCAAGTTCGGCCGCCTCAACGGCCACGCGCAAATTCTCGCGATGCTGACGCGCTACTTGCCGCCGTCGCCGCATTTCGCGGTGAATGTGCACTTCCTCACGTCGGAAACCATCGAGGTGCAAGGCACAACCGCGAGGGGCCGCTGGATCATGCTGCAGGCGTCCGGCTATGTCGACGCGCCGGCAGAATTGATCTCGGCGCGGCTAGAGGTGGATTTCGCATCCGCCGGTAACGGCCGCGACTGGCTCATCAAACACTTTCGCACCGAACGTCTTTTCGATGCGCCCTGGCAAGTCAATGCGAGGAAACCGAATCCATGA
- a CDS encoding acyl-CoA dehydrogenase family protein, protein MSDTATDTVAADAHASRDATRLPLADVIAEIAVRREEFERLSHVPRDLIAKLKQAGVYRAATPRCFGGDALAPTAFLDMIERIAVADGSAAWVASFGSANVYLAALPLATQAHIYADGPDQVFAGGLFPVQPAQPADGGWRVNGTWKFASGCKGADWLGVGISTGAPGVPGKPRTAVFRPHQVEIVENWDVVGMQGTGSHDLRVTDQFVADDWTFVRGGEPCVDEPLYRYPTIAYAAQVLAVVNLGLARAALDVANQMAGGRKTTTGAPQLADRAYYRIELAKAEAQLRSARAFFYDATDTVWQSILAGNPVTPEQTSLLRLAATQIAREGAEVVQRAYRLGGTMAIYRTHPLQRLLRDAMVVTQHAFLGEGNYDGAGAVFVGVPPIPGYL, encoded by the coding sequence ATGTCAGACACCGCCACCGACACTGTTGCCGCCGACGCGCACGCCAGCCGCGATGCAACACGCTTGCCGCTCGCCGATGTCATCGCCGAAATCGCCGTGCGTCGCGAAGAGTTCGAGCGCCTGTCACATGTGCCGCGCGACCTGATTGCAAAACTCAAACAGGCGGGCGTGTATCGCGCGGCCACACCGCGATGCTTTGGCGGCGACGCGCTCGCGCCCACCGCGTTCCTCGACATGATTGAACGCATCGCGGTCGCGGACGGCTCGGCAGCATGGGTGGCGAGTTTCGGCTCGGCCAACGTGTATCTCGCGGCGCTGCCGCTCGCCACTCAGGCGCACATCTACGCCGACGGCCCCGATCAGGTGTTTGCCGGCGGCCTCTTCCCGGTTCAACCCGCGCAACCCGCCGACGGCGGCTGGCGCGTGAACGGCACCTGGAAGTTCGCGAGCGGCTGCAAGGGCGCGGATTGGCTCGGCGTGGGCATCAGTACCGGCGCCCCGGGCGTACCCGGCAAACCTCGCACCGCCGTGTTTCGTCCGCATCAGGTGGAGATCGTCGAAAACTGGGATGTGGTCGGCATGCAAGGCACCGGCAGCCACGATCTGCGCGTCACCGATCAGTTCGTCGCCGACGACTGGACCTTCGTGCGCGGCGGCGAACCGTGCGTGGACGAACCGCTGTATCGCTACCCGACGATCGCCTACGCGGCGCAGGTGCTGGCCGTGGTCAACCTGGGCCTCGCGCGCGCCGCACTCGATGTCGCCAACCAGATGGCCGGCGGCCGCAAGACCACGACCGGCGCGCCGCAACTCGCCGACCGCGCGTACTACCGGATCGAACTGGCGAAAGCCGAGGCGCAATTGCGTTCGGCCCGTGCGTTCTTCTACGACGCCACCGACACGGTCTGGCAATCGATCCTGGCCGGCAACCCCGTGACACCGGAGCAAACCAGCCTGCTGCGCCTTGCCGCAACGCAGATCGCCCGCGAAGGCGCCGAGGTCGTGCAGCGCGCCTACCGGCTCGGCGGCACGATGGCGATCTACCGCACGCACCCGTTGCAACGCTTGCTGCGCGACGCGATGGTGGTCACCCAGCACGCGTTTCTCGGCGAAGGCAACTACGACGGCGCCGGCGCGGTGTTCGTCGGCGTTCCGCCGATTCCGGGCTACCTGTAA
- a CDS encoding PAS domain-containing sensor histidine kinase, whose product MNFPAEEDFHRLLDALTLCVLLHDADTKAIVWANRAACEALGFTLEELLPLKAKDMTRPVPKYRREIGVGAMDRAITEGPQVYEWCYRSRNGADMLSEAIATYVPLRERAVVMVQFRDISVEDTLKQTLRRYESRLREFMQDLSEGVAVLTPRGEVEFVSESGRRVLGLEEGAPMGDVLDYCSESDRDRLLEQLAGAPRIQPSAPQRYRITRRDGTPCWLRITCRRIEIEDDLNGRLLHFRDITDEVAVEEARRHEARLLEYAGRYNAMGEMATAIAHELSQPLAAVRNFIEGAIRRLAQPDSIDDALWGLRSADREAEHAAVIIKSVRDYIVKRESSETYADLRDIVADVAYFVELRAREAGVTVSIEQAPEALPVYCERVLIGQVVLNLAFNAIEALTQCPVEGINAVTQRRELRLVTSLRGKLVLAQVIDNGPGVPADAHARLFDGFSSSKAGGNGIGLSLCKNIVTRHGGEIWAKPARQGGLQCSFTLPLVVAPRG is encoded by the coding sequence ATGAATTTCCCCGCCGAAGAAGATTTCCACCGCCTGCTCGACGCGCTCACGCTGTGCGTGTTGCTGCACGACGCCGACACGAAGGCAATTGTCTGGGCCAATCGCGCGGCCTGCGAGGCGCTCGGCTTTACGCTCGAAGAACTGCTGCCGCTCAAGGCAAAAGACATGACCCGGCCGGTGCCGAAGTACCGGCGCGAGATCGGCGTCGGCGCCATGGACCGTGCGATTACCGAGGGCCCGCAGGTCTACGAGTGGTGCTACCGCTCGCGTAACGGGGCCGATATGTTGTCCGAGGCGATTGCCACCTACGTGCCGCTGCGTGAGCGAGCGGTGGTAATGGTGCAGTTCCGCGACATCAGCGTCGAGGACACGCTCAAGCAGACGCTGCGCCGCTACGAATCGCGGTTGCGGGAATTCATGCAGGATCTGAGCGAGGGCGTCGCCGTTCTGACACCCAGGGGCGAAGTGGAGTTCGTCAGCGAATCCGGACGGCGCGTGCTGGGTCTGGAAGAGGGCGCGCCAATGGGCGACGTGCTCGACTATTGCAGCGAGTCCGATCGCGACCGGCTGCTCGAACAGCTCGCCGGCGCGCCGCGTATTCAGCCTTCGGCGCCGCAGCGTTATCGCATCACGCGCCGCGACGGCACGCCCTGCTGGTTGCGCATCACATGCAGAAGAATCGAAATCGAAGACGACCTCAACGGCCGCCTGCTGCACTTTCGCGATATCACGGACGAAGTCGCCGTTGAAGAGGCGCGCCGTCACGAGGCCCGGCTGCTGGAATACGCGGGGCGCTACAACGCGATGGGAGAAATGGCAACCGCCATTGCACACGAGTTGAGTCAGCCGCTCGCCGCGGTACGTAATTTCATCGAAGGCGCGATCCGGCGGCTCGCCCAACCCGATTCCATCGACGACGCGTTGTGGGGCCTGCGTAGCGCCGATCGTGAGGCCGAGCACGCAGCGGTCATCATCAAAAGCGTGCGGGATTACATCGTCAAGCGGGAGTCGAGCGAGACGTATGCGGATTTGCGCGACATCGTCGCGGACGTCGCGTACTTCGTCGAATTGCGGGCGAGAGAGGCGGGCGTGACAGTCTCGATCGAGCAGGCGCCTGAAGCCTTGCCGGTGTACTGCGAGCGTGTGCTGATCGGCCAGGTGGTGCTGAATCTGGCGTTCAATGCGATCGAGGCGCTGACCCAATGCCCGGTGGAAGGCATTAATGCGGTCACACAGCGCCGTGAGTTGCGCCTTGTCACCAGCTTGCGGGGCAAGCTCGTGCTGGCGCAGGTGATCGACAACGGCCCTGGCGTGCCCGCCGACGCTCATGCCCGGCTGTTCGACGGTTTTTCTTCGTCGAAGGCGGGCGGCAATGGGATCGGTTTGTCGCTGTGCAAGAACATCGTCACGCGGCATGGCGGCGAAATCTGGGCCAAACCGGCGCGGCAAGGCGGCCTTCAATGCAGCTTTACGCTGCCGCTTGTCGTCGCGCCTCGCGGCTGA
- a CDS encoding MFS transporter, protein MPNDTFSPTAGSPVAPAVPATSRTLRRIIVASVLGNALEWYDFFLYGTAAALIFGPLFFPLHGDPLMGTLAAFAGFAIGFVARPLGGIVFGHIGDRHGRKRALVVTLMMMGVATFGIGLLPTFSQIGFLAPAALVCLRIVQGIASGGEWGGGVLLISESAPANRRGYYASFSQLGVAGGFVLSAAAFYLVQRLPVESFMSWGWRVPFLASVLIFGVGVYIRRRLPESRDFTAAKPKHMPMLTVLRNHPKQVVQAMGLRVAENGGTYIFLSFVLVYGKTIGVPVSVMLGGVMIAMLLELVTIVLWGRLSDAIGRRPVYMIGALGLVVIAFPAFWLIDTHEPLLVFLSLALGLPFCHGAMIGTQPALMGELFPTEVRYSGMALGHEIASVFSGGLAPLVAIALYSKVHAPWPVALMLIGFGLITAITLATIPKHVNTTHD, encoded by the coding sequence ATGCCAAACGACACGTTTTCTCCCACGGCCGGCTCGCCCGTCGCGCCCGCGGTGCCGGCCACCTCGCGCACCCTGCGGCGGATCATCGTCGCCTCCGTGCTCGGCAACGCGCTCGAATGGTATGACTTCTTTCTGTACGGCACGGCGGCGGCCCTGATCTTCGGGCCGCTGTTCTTCCCGCTGCACGGCGATCCGCTGATGGGCACGCTCGCCGCCTTCGCCGGCTTCGCGATCGGCTTCGTGGCGCGCCCGCTGGGTGGCATCGTGTTCGGCCACATCGGCGACCGGCATGGCCGCAAACGCGCGCTCGTCGTGACGCTGATGATGATGGGCGTGGCCACCTTCGGCATCGGTCTGTTGCCGACTTTCTCGCAGATCGGCTTTCTGGCGCCCGCCGCACTCGTCTGTTTGCGGATCGTCCAGGGCATCGCGTCGGGCGGCGAATGGGGCGGCGGCGTGCTGCTGATCAGCGAGAGCGCGCCGGCCAATCGCCGCGGCTACTATGCCTCGTTCAGTCAACTGGGCGTGGCGGGCGGCTTCGTGCTGTCGGCAGCGGCGTTCTATCTGGTGCAGCGCTTGCCGGTCGAGAGCTTCATGTCCTGGGGTTGGCGCGTGCCGTTTCTCGCGAGCGTGCTGATCTTCGGCGTCGGTGTCTATATTCGCCGGCGTCTGCCGGAGAGCCGCGACTTCACCGCGGCGAAACCGAAGCACATGCCGATGCTGACCGTACTGCGCAATCACCCCAAGCAGGTGGTGCAGGCCATGGGGCTGCGTGTCGCCGAAAACGGCGGCACGTACATCTTCCTGTCGTTCGTGCTGGTGTACGGCAAGACGATCGGCGTGCCGGTTTCGGTGATGCTCGGCGGCGTGATGATCGCCATGCTGCTCGAACTCGTCACGATCGTGCTGTGGGGCAGACTATCGGATGCGATCGGACGCCGGCCGGTGTATATGATCGGCGCGCTCGGCCTCGTCGTGATTGCGTTTCCGGCGTTCTGGCTGATCGATACGCACGAACCGCTGCTGGTGTTTCTGTCGCTGGCGCTCGGCCTGCCCTTCTGCCACGGCGCGATGATCGGCACGCAGCCCGCATTGATGGGCGAACTCTTTCCTACCGAGGTCCGCTATTCGGGCATGGCGCTGGGCCACGAAATCGCTTCGGTATTTTCCGGCGGACTCGCGCCGCTGGTCGCAATCGCGCTGTATTCGAAGGTGCATGCGCCGTGGCCGGTTGCGTTGATGCTGATCGGCTTCGGCCTCATCACCGCGATCACCCTTGCGACCATTCCGAAACACGTCAACACGACGCATGATTGA
- a CDS encoding aromatic-ring-hydroxylating dioxygenase subunit beta, whose product MMDQKNTLFSQQTFAGAIELIWREAELLDRKDYRDWLSLWDPAGFYVVPIDPATTDFAATLNYAYDDQDMREKRVQRMMSGYSASASDAARTVRTVSRFTLTSDTSDEVEVSSAQIIVAYKRGKSTLFAADLTHRISFASGEPRIAQKVIRLIDSTEALSAIGFLL is encoded by the coding sequence ATGATGGACCAGAAGAACACACTGTTCTCGCAGCAGACCTTTGCCGGCGCGATCGAACTGATCTGGCGCGAAGCCGAGTTGCTCGACCGCAAGGACTATCGCGACTGGCTTTCGCTGTGGGACCCGGCAGGTTTCTATGTGGTGCCGATCGATCCCGCCACCACCGACTTCGCCGCCACGCTGAACTATGCCTACGACGATCAGGACATGCGCGAGAAACGCGTGCAACGCATGATGTCGGGCTACTCGGCCTCGGCAAGCGACGCCGCGCGCACCGTGCGCACCGTTTCGCGTTTCACGCTGACGAGCGATACGAGCGACGAGGTCGAGGTGAGCTCGGCGCAAATCATCGTCGCGTACAAGCGCGGCAAGTCGACCCTGTTCGCAGCGGATCTCACGCACCGTATCAGTTTCGCGAGCGGCGAGCCGCGTATCGCCCAGAAGGTCATCCGCCTGATCGATTCGACCGAGGCGCTCAGCGCCATCGGGTTCCTGTTGTAA
- a CDS encoding aromatic ring-hydroxylating oxygenase subunit alpha, which produces MSDSSYQTVDASALYQRAQSDRVAPSLYYDPAVFETELERIFYKTWIWVAHESELPNPGDFRTTTIGRQPVIVVRDKSGAVNVLQNRCRHRGATVCEQHKGNAKGFTCPYHSWSYGLDGALRALPYGDGYEGVIDKTELPLASLRVGIYQGLIFASFNQDIEPLEDFLGGAKPWIDLFMKQGAGYPIKANGEHRFRFNGNWKIQLENTTDLYHFPVVHKSWMKSIDDETAAAITSFMTSDQAFCRSLGNGHSLAVLVPELVDLDRDDGAPIPERFEELAATLAKKHTPDEVRRIVRSLMGVGFNLNLFPNLALSMAFFRVLRPISANETEIRHVALAMDGGPEEANRVRLRIHEHFQGPFGFGSPDDAEAWERVQRGSHAGPDLPILVNRGLNRESTAPNGEKTAHATDETGMREAYAQWRTMMEQA; this is translated from the coding sequence ATGAGCGATTCCTCCTATCAGACCGTCGATGCGAGCGCCTTGTATCAGCGCGCGCAGTCCGACCGCGTCGCCCCTTCGCTGTACTACGATCCAGCGGTTTTCGAAACCGAGCTCGAGCGTATTTTCTACAAGACGTGGATCTGGGTCGCGCATGAAAGCGAATTGCCGAATCCGGGTGACTTCCGCACCACCACGATCGGCCGTCAGCCGGTGATCGTGGTGCGCGACAAGAGCGGCGCCGTCAATGTGCTGCAAAACCGCTGCCGCCATCGCGGCGCGACGGTGTGCGAGCAGCACAAGGGCAACGCCAAAGGCTTCACGTGCCCGTATCACAGCTGGAGCTATGGTCTCGACGGCGCATTGCGCGCGCTGCCCTATGGCGACGGCTATGAAGGCGTGATCGACAAGACCGAGTTGCCCCTGGCGAGCCTGCGCGTGGGCATCTATCAAGGTCTGATCTTCGCGAGCTTCAATCAGGACATTGAACCGCTCGAGGATTTTCTCGGCGGCGCGAAGCCATGGATCGACCTGTTCATGAAGCAAGGCGCGGGTTATCCGATCAAGGCCAACGGCGAACATCGCTTCCGCTTTAACGGCAACTGGAAGATCCAGCTCGAAAACACCACCGACCTGTATCACTTCCCGGTGGTCCACAAGTCGTGGATGAAATCGATCGACGACGAAACGGCAGCCGCCATCACGAGTTTCATGACGAGCGACCAGGCATTTTGCCGCTCGCTCGGCAATGGCCATAGTCTCGCCGTGCTGGTGCCGGAACTCGTCGATCTCGACCGCGACGACGGCGCGCCGATTCCCGAACGTTTCGAGGAACTCGCCGCCACGCTCGCGAAAAAGCACACGCCCGACGAAGTGCGCCGCATCGTACGATCGTTGATGGGGGTCGGCTTCAACCTGAATCTGTTTCCGAACCTCGCGCTGTCGATGGCGTTTTTTCGCGTGCTGCGGCCCATTTCCGCGAACGAAACTGAAATTCGCCACGTGGCTCTGGCGATGGATGGCGGCCCCGAAGAAGCGAACCGCGTGCGCCTGCGCATTCACGAACACTTCCAGGGCCCATTCGGTTTCGGCAGTCCGGACGACGCCGAAGCATGGGAACGCGTGCAGCGCGGCTCGCATGCCGGCCCCGATCTGCCGATCCTCGTGAACCGCGGTCTGAATCGCGAAAGCACCGCGCCGAACGGCGAAAAGACCGCGCACGCCACCGATGAAACCGGCATGCGCGAAGCGTATGCGCAATGGCGCACGATGATGGAGCAAGCATGA
- a CDS encoding LysR family transcriptional regulator, with protein sequence MNSLDHVDLNLLRVFQAIVEERSLTRAGQRLALSQPAISYSLGRLRTLFDDPLFIRTRAGMQPTPIALELSGIVARALDTVREALRYAEHFDPAVSTRTFRLSLSDAGELAYLPPICEALHRQAPRVKLRIEPLPVEEIEDALRGSRLDFAIGNLPALTARTRHQPLFEETYVCMTRKRRGLPRAKELDMKAFLDASHVQITSVEHSHYALDDAFRAQGVGRHIALELPHFVALPSVLAVTDLFATLPRRLAQIFNRDGGFQLYELPVTLPMAAVTMHWHEHFDQDEGNVWLRNLMGDIVRRFDER encoded by the coding sequence ATGAATTCACTGGACCACGTCGACCTCAATCTGCTGCGCGTTTTCCAGGCGATCGTCGAGGAGCGCAGCCTTACGCGGGCCGGTCAGCGTCTTGCATTGTCGCAACCGGCGATCAGTTATTCATTGGGGCGCTTGCGGACCCTGTTCGACGATCCGCTGTTCATTCGCACTCGCGCCGGCATGCAGCCCACGCCGATCGCGCTCGAGCTGTCGGGCATCGTCGCGCGGGCGCTGGATACGGTGCGTGAAGCGCTCCGCTACGCGGAGCATTTCGATCCGGCGGTGAGCACGCGCACGTTTCGCTTGTCGCTATCCGATGCAGGGGAGTTGGCGTACCTGCCGCCGATCTGCGAAGCCTTGCATCGTCAGGCGCCGCGCGTGAAATTGCGCATCGAACCGTTGCCCGTAGAAGAAATTGAAGATGCATTGCGCGGCAGCCGGCTCGATTTTGCAATCGGCAATCTGCCGGCGCTGACCGCGCGCACGCGTCATCAACCGTTATTCGAAGAGACTTATGTGTGCATGACGCGCAAGCGGCGCGGCTTGCCGCGTGCGAAAGAGCTGGACATGAAGGCGTTTCTGGATGCATCGCACGTGCAGATCACGTCGGTTGAACACAGCCACTATGCGCTCGACGACGCGTTTCGCGCGCAAGGCGTGGGCCGGCATATTGCACTGGAGTTGCCGCATTTCGTGGCCTTGCCGAGCGTGCTTGCCGTGACCGATCTGTTCGCCACGCTGCCGCGGCGTCTCGCCCAGATTTTCAATCGGGACGGCGGCTTTCAGCTTTACGAATTGCCTGTCACGTTGCCAATGGCGGCTGTCACCATGCACTGGCATGAGCATTTCGATCAGGACGAAGGCAACGTATGGTTGCGCAATCTGATGGGCGATATCGTGCGGCGTTTCGACGAACGTTGA
- a CDS encoding GntR family transcriptional regulator: protein MLEASASRFSGEDVYATLKKALGDSQYAPGEYLREAQIAKSMGVSRTPVREALQRLASEGWLEIKPNYGARVKHWSTRDVEEIFEARLLVEPYLAGRAALRITAEDIGTLVELAERMSVIATLEATPETTEQWFAANGTFHAIVTAAAGNVRLDNALKSMKEMPLIKWTYDTYGAADRRRSARQHVEIVEALEQRNQALAEAITRCHILAAEQSVQEKMKAKMK from the coding sequence ATGTTAGAAGCCTCAGCCAGCCGGTTTTCCGGTGAAGACGTCTACGCCACGCTGAAAAAGGCGCTGGGCGACAGTCAGTACGCACCGGGCGAATACCTGCGCGAAGCCCAGATCGCGAAATCGATGGGGGTGAGCCGCACGCCGGTGCGCGAAGCACTGCAACGCCTCGCTTCCGAAGGCTGGCTGGAGATCAAGCCGAACTACGGCGCCCGCGTGAAGCACTGGTCGACCCGCGACGTCGAGGAGATTTTCGAGGCGCGGCTGCTGGTCGAGCCGTATCTGGCGGGGCGCGCTGCGCTGCGCATTACGGCGGAGGACATCGGCACGCTCGTCGAGCTGGCCGAGCGGATGAGTGTCATCGCGACGCTCGAGGCAACCCCCGAGACCACCGAACAATGGTTTGCCGCGAACGGCACCTTTCACGCCATCGTGACGGCAGCGGCCGGCAATGTGCGGCTGGACAACGCGCTCAAGTCGATGAAAGAGATGCCCCTGATCAAGTGGACGTACGACACGTATGGCGCCGCCGACCGCAGGCGCAGTGCCCGTCAGCACGTCGAGATCGTCGAGGCGCTTGAACAGCGCAACCAGGCACTGGCCGAGGCCATCACACGCTGCCACATTCTTGCGGCAGAGCAATCGGTACAAGAGAAGATGAAGGCAAAGATGAAATAG
- a CDS encoding MFS transporter, with protein sequence MMTTVSAGARLDRLPISRFHRRILWLIGGGMFLDSFDIYLAGGVLGALTRSGWSTMQLNATFLSSTFIGMLLGALTAGLLGDAKGRKFTYQFNLLIFGLASIAGALAPNMTSLIVCRFFMGLGLGAEIVVGYGSVGEFIPPAVRGKWSAYLSLITNSALFFSTFIGFLIIPSVGWRAMFGIVGVGALIIWVIRKKMPESPRWLESKGRYEEADALLIAIETEIVRDLPGGALPPVAESKPAATQVTTLLNLFQRPLFHRMFLSICVQVAINIVIYGFIVWVPTFLMKQGIGVASSLGYTALMSLGGPAGALVGVLIADRVGRKNGLIGVATLAAVIGWLYGHSSSVQMATLLGFILFTLTYLMVALGIATYIPELFATENRMRANGVAGCSGRLAGIVAPQVVVLMYATGGIKDVLSVIVGALAVLVVVLVAFGIETNQRSLEDIAPETDAPPLATGHEMPGKQHL encoded by the coding sequence ATGATGACGACGGTGAGCGCTGGCGCAAGACTGGACCGGCTTCCCATATCCCGCTTTCATCGCCGCATTCTGTGGCTGATCGGCGGCGGGATGTTTCTCGATTCATTCGACATTTACCTCGCCGGTGGCGTGCTGGGAGCACTGACCCGCAGCGGCTGGTCGACCATGCAGCTCAACGCGACCTTCCTGTCGTCGACCTTCATCGGCATGCTGCTTGGCGCGCTGACGGCAGGCCTGCTCGGCGACGCCAAAGGCCGCAAGTTTACCTACCAGTTCAATCTGCTGATCTTCGGCCTCGCCTCGATTGCCGGCGCGCTCGCACCCAATATGACCTCGCTGATCGTCTGCCGCTTCTTCATGGGCCTCGGTCTCGGCGCGGAGATCGTTGTGGGCTATGGCTCGGTCGGCGAGTTCATTCCGCCCGCCGTACGCGGTAAATGGTCCGCCTATCTTTCGCTGATCACGAATTCGGCCCTGTTTTTCTCTACATTTATCGGATTCCTGATCATTCCTTCGGTCGGCTGGCGCGCCATGTTCGGGATCGTCGGCGTCGGCGCGCTGATCATCTGGGTGATTCGCAAGAAGATGCCGGAGTCGCCGCGCTGGCTCGAATCGAAGGGTCGCTACGAGGAGGCCGACGCGCTCCTCATCGCGATCGAAACGGAGATCGTGCGCGATCTGCCGGGGGGCGCGTTGCCACCGGTCGCCGAATCGAAGCCCGCCGCCACGCAGGTCACCACGCTACTGAACCTGTTCCAGCGTCCTCTGTTTCATCGCATGTTCCTGTCGATCTGCGTGCAGGTGGCGATCAATATCGTGATCTACGGCTTCATCGTCTGGGTGCCGACCTTCCTGATGAAGCAGGGCATCGGCGTCGCATCGTCGCTCGGCTACACGGCGTTGATGTCGCTGGGCGGCCCGGCGGGCGCGCTCGTTGGCGTGCTGATCGCGGACCGGGTCGGGCGCAAGAACGGCCTGATCGGTGTCGCCACGCTGGCAGCCGTCATCGGCTGGTTGTACGGACACTCGAGCAGCGTGCAGATGGCCACGCTACTGGGCTTCATTCTGTTCACGCTGACCTATCTGATGGTCGCGCTCGGTATCGCCACCTATATTCCGGAATTATTCGCGACGGAAAATCGCATGCGCGCCAACGGCGTGGCCGGTTGCTCCGGGCGCCTCGCGGGTATCGTCGCGCCGCAGGTGGTCGTGCTGATGTATGCCACCGGCGGCATCAAGGACGTGCTCTCCGTAATTGTCGGCGCGCTCGCCGTGCTCGTGGTGGTACTGGTCGCGTTTGGCATTGAAACCAATCAACGTTCGCTGGAAGACATCGCACCGGAAACGGATGCGCCCCCGCTCGCAACCGGGCACGAGATGCCCGGCAAACAACATCTTTAG